In a genomic window of Muntiacus reevesi chromosome 1, mMunRee1.1, whole genome shotgun sequence:
- the MINAR2 gene encoding major intrinsically disordered NOTCH2-binding receptor 1-like, producing MRGGMDLSVLPNNNHPDKFLQLDVKSLMRNSALLQASLVRFPGGNYPAAQHWQNLVYSQREKKNITVQRLRGPSAKGTITVERPPPPLSSVLKNNPLYGDVSFEEAMEERKKNPSWTVEEYDKRSLHTNLSGHLKENPNDLRFWLGEMYTPGFDTLLKKEEEQEKHSKYRRIGLILFLVACILVSIVTVSTFFI from the exons ATGCGGGGAGGCATGGATCTCTCTGTTCTGCCAAATAACAACCATCCTGACAAGTTCCTGCAGCTCGATGTGAAGTCTTTAATGAGGAACTCAGCCCTTCTCCAGGCCAGCCTGGTGAGGTTTCCAGGAGGGAATTACCCTGCTGCACAGCACTGGCAAAACCTCGTCTACTCACAG agagaaaagaagaatatTACTGTTCAGCGCCTGAGGGGACCCAGTGCGAAGGGCACCATCACTGTAGAGAGGCCCCCACCACCCTTATCATCAGTTCTGAAGAATAACCCActatatggtgatgtaagttttgAGGAAgctatggaagaaagaaaaaagaatccttcATGGACCGTTGAGGAATATGACAAGCGTTCCCTGCATACCAACCTCTCTGGGCATCTGAAG gaaaatcCTAACGACCTACGGTTTTGGTTGGGGGAAATGTACACACCCGGTTTTGATACCTTactgaagaaggaagaagagcaaGAGAAGCATTCCAAATATCGTCGGATAGGTCTGATTCTGTTCCTCGTTGCCTGCATCTTGGTTTCCATAGTGACTGTTAGCACTTTTTTCATCTAA